Proteins encoded within one genomic window of Arachis ipaensis cultivar K30076 chromosome B08, Araip1.1, whole genome shotgun sequence:
- the LOC107610823 gene encoding olee1-like protein yields the protein MAKSFAVAVLLVAFCFSSSALARLVPEDDTFTVEGKVYCDPCRFEFETRLSHPLSNIKVTLECKKIGDEKNITYLVEGQTDKNGFYSLPVKGDHQEEFCEVKTEKSTHAKCKEPMKKMDVDRIALTKNNGVSSSIRFINPLGFMTRNIDARCVSVAQELGMLVSLNDQHDN from the exons atggcaaAGAGCTTTGCAGTGGCTGTCCTCCTTGTTGCATTTTGCTTCTCATCATCTGCATTGGCTCGTTTGGTTCCTGAAGATGATACCTTCACAGTTGAAGGAAAGGTGTATTGCGATCCTTGTCGTTTCGAATTCGAGACCAGACTTAGCCACCCTCTGTCAA ACATTAAGGTGACATTGGAGTGCAAGAAAATTGGTGACGAGAAGAACATTACATACTTGGTTGAGGGTCAAACTGACAAGAACGGATTCTACAGCCTGCCAGTGAAGGGTGACCACCAAGAAGAGTTCTGCGAGGTGAAGACAGAGAAGAGCACCCATGCCAAGTGCAAGGAGCCAATGAAGAAGATGGATGTTGACAGAATTGCCCTCACCAAGAACAATGGAGTCAGCTCCTCAATCCGCTTTATCAATCCCCTTGGATTCATGACCCGCAACATTGACGCTAGATGCGTCAGCGTTGCTCAAGAGTTGGGCATGTTGGTATCCTTGAACGACCAACACGACAACTAA